The Pseudomonas azotoformans genome has a segment encoding these proteins:
- a CDS encoding glutamine synthetase family protein, with amino-acid sequence MNAPFDQLSAWLKEHKITEVECVISDLTGIARGKIAPTNKFLHERGMRLPESVLLQTVTGDFVDDDIYYDLLDPADIDMVCRPVSNATYVVPWAIEPTAIVIHDTFDKQGNPIELSPRNVLKKVLQLYTDQGWQPIVAPEMEFYLTQRCEDPDLPLKTPVGRSGRAETGRQSFSIDAANEFDPLFEDVYDWCEAQGLDLDTLIHEDGPAQMEINFRHGDALDLADQITVFKRTLREAALKHNVAATFMAKPVADEPGSAMHLHQSVVDIATGKPVFVDADGNKSPLFLHHIGGLQKYIPKLLPMFAPNVNSFRRFLPDTSAPVNVEWGEENRTVGLRVPTSSPDAMRVENRLPGADANPYLAIAASLLCGYLGMIEQIEPSAPVEGRAYERRNLRLPFTLEDALARMEDCDTVKQYLGDKFVRGYVAVKRAEHENFKRVISSWEREFLLLSV; translated from the coding sequence ATGAACGCCCCCTTCGATCAGCTGTCCGCCTGGCTGAAAGAACACAAGATTACCGAAGTCGAATGCGTGATCAGTGATTTGACTGGCATCGCACGCGGCAAGATTGCACCCACCAACAAGTTCCTGCATGAGCGAGGCATGCGCCTGCCGGAAAGTGTACTGCTGCAAACGGTAACCGGGGACTTTGTCGACGACGACATCTACTACGACCTGCTCGACCCGGCCGATATCGACATGGTCTGCCGCCCGGTGTCCAACGCCACCTACGTGGTGCCGTGGGCCATCGAGCCGACGGCGATTGTGATCCACGACACCTTCGACAAGCAGGGCAACCCCATCGAACTGTCGCCGCGCAACGTGCTGAAGAAGGTCCTGCAGTTGTACACCGACCAGGGCTGGCAGCCGATCGTCGCGCCGGAAATGGAGTTCTACCTGACCCAGCGCTGCGAAGACCCGGACCTGCCGCTGAAAACCCCAGTAGGCCGCTCGGGCCGCGCCGAAACCGGTCGCCAGTCGTTTTCCATTGATGCGGCCAACGAATTCGACCCACTCTTCGAAGACGTCTACGACTGGTGCGAAGCCCAGGGCCTGGACCTCGACACGTTGATCCACGAAGACGGCCCGGCGCAGATGGAAATCAACTTCCGCCACGGCGATGCCCTCGACCTCGCTGACCAGATCACTGTGTTCAAGCGCACCCTGCGCGAGGCAGCGCTAAAGCACAACGTCGCCGCCACGTTCATGGCCAAGCCGGTGGCCGACGAGCCGGGCAGCGCCATGCACCTGCATCAGAGCGTGGTCGACATCGCCACCGGCAAACCAGTGTTCGTCGACGCTGACGGCAACAAGAGTCCGCTGTTCCTGCACCACATCGGCGGCTTGCAGAAATACATCCCCAAGCTGCTGCCGATGTTTGCGCCCAACGTGAACTCGTTCCGTCGCTTCCTGCCGGACACTTCGGCACCGGTCAACGTCGAGTGGGGCGAAGAGAACCGCACCGTTGGCCTGCGCGTGCCCACCTCCAGCCCCGACGCCATGCGCGTGGAGAACCGTTTGCCCGGCGCCGACGCCAATCCCTACCTGGCGATTGCGGCTAGTCTGCTGTGTGGCTACCTCGGGATGATCGAGCAGATCGAACCCAGCGCGCCAGTGGAAGGGCGTGCCTATGAGCGCCGCAACCTGCGCCTGCCGTTCACCCTCGAAGATGCGCTGGCACGCATGGAGGATTGCGATACGGTCAAGCAGTACCTGGGCGACAAATTCGTGCGGGGCTACGTCGCGGTCAAGCGCGCCGAGCACGAGAATTTCAAGCGGGTGATCAGTTCCTGGGAGCGTGAGTTCCTGCTGTTGAGCGTCTAA
- a CDS encoding polyamine ABC transporter substrate-binding protein, whose product MRLVKQLLPLALVAAFSSASQAAPTVSVYNWTDYIGETTLADFQAKTGIKPIYDVFDSNETLEGKLLAGRTGYDVVVPSNHFLARQVKAGAFLKLDRAQLPNFKNLDPKLLKLLEKNDPGNAHSVPYLWGTNGIGYNVDKVKQVLGIDHIDSWAVLFEPENIKKLNQCGVAFLDSADELFPAILNYMGKDPRSENPEDYKQAEAKLLTLRPYITYFHSSKYISDLANGDICVAFGYSGDVFQAANRAKEAKNGVNIAYSIPKEGSNLWFDLLAIPADASNPKEAHAFINYLLDPEVIAKVSASVGYANANPAAKAFMDPELVNNPEVYPSQEVLDKLYISTTPTPATMRLMTRAWSKVKTNK is encoded by the coding sequence ATGCGTCTTGTGAAACAGCTTCTCCCGCTGGCCCTGGTGGCCGCGTTCAGCAGTGCCAGCCAGGCGGCGCCGACGGTCAGCGTCTACAACTGGACCGACTATATCGGCGAGACCACCCTGGCGGACTTCCAGGCCAAGACCGGGATCAAGCCGATCTACGACGTGTTCGACTCCAATGAAACCCTGGAGGGCAAGTTGCTCGCGGGGCGCACCGGCTATGACGTGGTGGTGCCGTCCAACCACTTCCTGGCACGCCAGGTGAAGGCTGGTGCGTTCCTCAAGCTCGACCGCGCGCAACTGCCCAACTTCAAGAACCTTGACCCCAAGCTGCTCAAGCTGCTGGAAAAAAATGACCCCGGCAACGCGCACTCGGTGCCGTACCTGTGGGGCACCAATGGCATCGGCTATAACGTCGACAAGGTCAAGCAGGTGCTGGGCATCGACCATATCGATTCGTGGGCGGTGCTGTTCGAGCCCGAGAACATCAAGAAACTCAACCAATGCGGCGTGGCCTTCCTCGACTCGGCGGACGAGCTATTCCCGGCGATCCTCAACTACATGGGCAAGGACCCGCGCAGCGAGAACCCCGAGGACTACAAGCAGGCCGAGGCCAAGTTGCTGACGTTGCGGCCGTACATCACCTACTTCCATTCTTCCAAGTACATCTCGGATTTGGCCAACGGTGATATCTGCGTGGCCTTCGGTTATTCCGGCGACGTGTTCCAGGCCGCCAACCGCGCCAAGGAAGCCAAGAACGGCGTGAACATCGCCTATTCGATTCCCAAGGAAGGCTCCAACCTGTGGTTCGACCTGCTGGCGATTCCCGCCGACGCGAGCAACCCGAAAGAAGCCCATGCCTTTATCAACTACCTGCTTGACCCTGAGGTGATCGCCAAGGTCAGCGCCTCGGTGGGGTATGCCAACGCCAACCCGGCCGCCAAGGCGTTCATGGACCCGGAACTGGTGAACAACCCTGAGGTGTACCCGTCTCAGGAAGTGCTCGACAAACTCTATATTTCCACCACGCCGACCCCGGCGACCATGCGCCTGATGACCCGCGCCTGGAGCAAAGTGAAGACCAACAAATGA
- a CDS encoding NAD(P)/FAD-dependent oxidoreductase, with protein MMPSTDHARSYYRATANALTERPALGADLTADVCVIGGGFTGVNTAIELAQRGLSVILLEARRIGWGASGRNGGQLIRGIGHDVSGFAKYVGEEGVRYLERAGIDSVALVGERIREHNIDCDLRWGFCELANTPAQFAAFKGEQAHLAALGYTHETRLVGPQDMPQVVGSSVYAGGLVDMGSGHLHPLNLVLGEAQLAESLGVRIFEHTEVLELIHGDRVQVRCAGGSVRADHLVLACNAHLEELEPRLSGKVLPAGSYIIATEPLSEAMANQLIPQNLALCDQKVGLDYYRLSADRRLLFGGACHYSGRDPADIAAYMQPKMLKVFPQLAHTAIEFQWGGKIGITANRFPQVGRLKQYPNVFYAQGYSGHGLNVTHWCARLLAEGIHAGHSTGLDIFSQVPHMTFPGGKALRSPLLALGMLWYRLKELMG; from the coding sequence ATGATGCCGTCGACTGACCACGCCCGGTCTTACTACCGGGCCACGGCCAACGCCCTGACGGAGCGCCCCGCATTGGGCGCCGACCTGACCGCCGATGTGTGTGTGATCGGCGGCGGCTTCACCGGTGTGAATACCGCCATCGAGCTGGCCCAGCGTGGGCTCTCGGTGATCCTGCTGGAAGCCCGGCGCATCGGCTGGGGCGCCAGCGGGCGCAATGGCGGCCAGTTGATTCGCGGTATCGGCCATGACGTGTCGGGCTTCGCCAAATACGTGGGCGAGGAGGGCGTGCGTTACCTGGAGCGTGCCGGCATCGACTCGGTGGCGTTGGTGGGCGAGCGTATTCGTGAGCACAACATCGACTGCGACCTGCGTTGGGGCTTTTGCGAATTAGCCAATACGCCCGCGCAGTTCGCTGCGTTCAAAGGCGAGCAGGCGCACCTGGCGGCGCTGGGGTATACCCACGAAACGCGCCTGGTCGGTCCGCAGGATATGCCGCAAGTGGTGGGCTCGTCGGTGTATGCCGGCGGCTTGGTAGACATGGGCTCCGGGCATCTGCACCCGTTGAATCTGGTGCTGGGTGAGGCGCAGTTGGCCGAATCCCTCGGGGTGCGGATTTTCGAACACACCGAAGTGCTGGAGCTGATCCACGGCGACAGGGTGCAGGTGCGCTGCGCTGGCGGCAGCGTGCGTGCCGACCACCTGGTGCTGGCGTGCAATGCCCATCTGGAGGAACTGGAGCCGCGCTTGAGCGGCAAGGTGCTCCCGGCGGGCAGTTATATCATCGCCACCGAGCCTTTATCCGAGGCGATGGCCAACCAGTTGATCCCACAGAACCTCGCGCTGTGCGACCAGAAAGTCGGCCTGGATTATTACCGGTTGTCCGCTGACCGCCGTCTGTTATTCGGCGGCGCTTGCCATTACTCCGGCCGCGATCCGGCGGACATCGCCGCCTATATGCAACCGAAAATGCTCAAGGTGTTCCCGCAACTGGCCCATACCGCCATTGAGTTCCAGTGGGGCGGCAAGATCGGCATTACTGCCAACCGCTTTCCGCAGGTGGGCCGGTTGAAGCAGTACCCGAATGTGTTTTATGCCCAGGGCTATTCCGGGCATGGGCTGAACGTCACCCACTGGTGCGCCAGGCTGCTGGCCGAAGGTATCCACGCCGGCCACAGCACGGGCCTGGATATTTTCAGCCAAGTGCCACACATGACGTTTCCGGGTGGCAAGGCGTTGCGCTCGCCGCTGTTGGCGTTGGGGATGTTGTGGTATCGGTTAAAGGAGCTGATGGGTTGA